Proteins co-encoded in one Rhodococcus sp. PAMC28707 genomic window:
- a CDS encoding ATP-binding protein, protein MSVASAVLLAIAAAFVGYLVGGVLIPYLATRHSARTRAASGLTMPQVLDLIILASESGIAVVDRFHDVVLSNPRAEELGLVRNRLIDPRAWEAAQKVLGDGNPVEVDISSKEARTTTSRDRMAVRCVARLLSKEDQRFVVLFADDDSEQARMEATRRDFVANVSHELKTPVGAMSLLAEALLESADDPDSVRHFGGKVVAESKRLGSMVSELIALSRLQGAERLPDLDVVDVDTVVNQALDRSKLASENAGLSVTTDHPSGLEVLGDQALLVTALANLIQNAIAYSPDGSPVSVSRGLRGSNVAFAVTDRGIGIAKEDQERVFERFFRVDKARSRATGGTGLGLAIAKHVAANHNGSLSLWSKLGTGSTFTLQIPAYFEEDDPASTERETQ, encoded by the coding sequence GTGAGTGTTGCATCGGCTGTGCTGCTGGCTATCGCAGCGGCCTTCGTTGGGTACCTCGTCGGCGGTGTTCTGATTCCGTACCTCGCGACTCGGCATTCGGCGCGGACACGTGCGGCATCGGGATTGACGATGCCGCAGGTGCTGGACCTGATCATTCTCGCGTCGGAGAGCGGCATCGCCGTCGTCGACAGATTCCACGACGTCGTCCTGTCGAATCCGAGGGCGGAGGAGCTCGGCCTGGTGCGCAATCGACTCATCGACCCTCGTGCCTGGGAAGCCGCACAGAAGGTCCTCGGTGACGGGAATCCCGTCGAGGTCGACATCAGTTCGAAGGAAGCCCGGACGACGACGAGCCGGGACCGGATGGCGGTGCGGTGCGTGGCTCGGCTGCTGAGCAAAGAGGACCAACGTTTCGTTGTCCTGTTCGCCGACGACGACTCCGAGCAGGCCCGGATGGAAGCGACGCGTAGGGACTTCGTCGCCAACGTCAGTCACGAATTGAAGACACCCGTCGGTGCGATGAGCCTGCTGGCCGAAGCACTACTCGAATCCGCAGACGACCCCGACTCGGTCCGGCATTTCGGCGGTAAAGTCGTCGCCGAATCCAAGAGGCTGGGCAGCATGGTGAGCGAGCTGATCGCACTCTCTCGCCTGCAGGGCGCCGAAAGGCTCCCCGACCTCGACGTCGTGGATGTCGATACCGTCGTCAACCAAGCCCTCGATCGGTCGAAGCTCGCATCGGAGAACGCCGGACTCAGCGTCACCACGGACCACCCGAGCGGCCTCGAAGTGCTGGGGGACCAGGCGCTACTCGTGACGGCCCTCGCCAACCTGATTCAGAACGCGATCGCATATTCGCCCGATGGCTCACCGGTCTCGGTGAGTCGAGGTCTTCGTGGCTCGAATGTTGCGTTTGCGGTTACGGATCGGGGAATCGGCATCGCCAAGGAAGACCAGGAGCGGGTCTTCGAGCGATTCTTCCGTGTCGACAAAGCGCGTTCGAGAGCCACCGGCGGCACCGGCCTCGGTCTGGCGATCGCCAAACACGTCGCAGCCAACCACAACGGCAGTCTTTCGTTGTGGAGCAAGCTCGGCACCGGATCCACCTTCACCCTGCAGATCCCGGCTTACTTCGAAGAAGACGACC